Part of the Streptomyces sp. NBC_01460 genome, TGTGACGATGCCCGTGTGCGAGACAATGGCGCCATGGAGATGCCGAGGAATGAACGGTCGCAGGAGCACCCCCAAGTCCTCGTTGTGGGGCAGGACGGAATGGCTATCGGCGGCGGTGGCGGTGGCGACGAGTCGCGCGAGATCCCGGTGACGGAGATGGTCGAGCAGCCGGCGAAGGTCATGCGCATCGGCAGCATGATCAAGCAGCTTCTGGAGGAGGTCAGGGCGGCCCCTCTCGACGAGGCGAGCCGGGTCAGGCTGAAGGAGATCCACGCGAGCTCGGTGAAGGAGCTCGAGGACGGTCTGGCGCCGGAGCTCGTGGAGGAGCTGGAACGGCTCTCGCTGCCGTTCACCGAGGAGTCCGTCCCGTCCGAGGCCGAGCTGCGCATCGCGCAGGCCCAGCTGGTCGGTTGGCTCGAGGGCCTCTTCCACGGCATTCAGACAGCGCTGTTCGCCCAGCAGATGGCTGCCCGTGCGCAGCTGGAGTCCATGCGTCGCGCCCTTCCGCCGGGTGCCGGCCACGAGGACGAGGAAGGCGGAGCCGATCCACACGGACCGGCTCGCTCCGGCCCGTACCTGTAGAAACCCGAGTCCACCGAACGCGGTACGCACGGGGCCCGGCACACAGCACGTGTGCCGGGCCCCGGCGTTCTCGGGCCTGCTGTTCTGCTGTTCTGCCGGGCCCCGGCGTTCTCGGGCATCGGCCCGCGTGGCACCTCAGCCCGCGTGCCACCTCAGCCCGCCGACGCCCTCGCCCACTGACGCCCTCGGTCCGCCGGTGTCAGGCCTTCGGGGCGGCGAGGAGGATCTTGCCGATGTGGCTGCTGGACTCCATGAGCCGGTGTGCCTCCGCCGCTTCCGCCATGGGCAGCGTGCGGTCCACGACCGGCCGGACCACGCCGTCGGCGAGCAGCGGCCAGACGTGCTCACGTACTGCGGCGATGATCGCGGCCTTCTCCGCGAGCGGCCGGGCGCGCAGCGATGTCGCCGTGACGGCGGCCCGCTTGCTCAGCAGGGCGCCCAGATTCAGCTCACCCTTCGCTCCGCCCTGGAGGCCGATGATGGCGAGGCGGCCGTTCACCGCCAACGCCCGCACGTTCCGGTCCAGGTATTTCGCCCCGACGATGTCCAGGATCACATCGGCTCCGGCACCGTCCGTCGCCTTGCGCAGCTCATCGACGAAGTCCTGCTCGCGGTAGTCGATGAGGATGTCGGCGCCGAGTTCCTGACAGCGCGCCAGCTTCTCGGGGCCTCCCGCCGTCACCGCTACGCGCGCGCCGACGGCCTTGGCGAGCTGGATCGCCATCGTGCCGATGCCGCTGGACCCACCATGGACCAGGAGGGTCTCGCCGGGGCGCAGGTGGGCCACCATGAAGACGTTGGACCAGACCGTCGCCGCCACCTCGGGCAGCGCGGCGGCCTGCGCGAGGTCCACACCGTCGGGCACGGGCAGCAGCTGTCCGGCCGGGACGGCGACCTTCTCCGCATAACCGCCGCCGGCGAGCAGCCCGCACACCTCGTCGCCCACGGACCATCCGGTCACCCCGGGGCCGAGCGCGGCAATGCGGCCCGAGCACTCCAGGCCGGGGTAGGGGGAGGCACCGGGCGGCGGGTTGTAGAAGCCCTGCCTCTGCAGGACATCAGCCCGGTTGACCGCACTCGACACGACCTCGACGAGGACTTCACCCTCGCCTGGTACGGGATCGGGGACCTCGGCCCATACGAGCGCTTCGGGGCCGCCGGGTTCGGGGATCGTGATCGCATACATGGCCGCGAGGCTACTCCGTGCGGAGTCCCGGACGGGGGCGGACCTGCCCGCGCCGCGCCCGGTCCGGTTCCTAGGGCCGCTGGTTGGGCTGCTGCGGCTGGTGCATCGGCGACGTGTGGAGCGGTGAGGCCCGCACAATCGTGATCACGCGGTCCGTCAGTTGCAGGGGGCTGGCCGCCGGATCGTCGTAGCCGATCAGCCGATGGCCACGCAGGACGCTGACCACCAGATCGTCGGTCTCCCGGACGTTCTTGCCCACCTCGGCCTTTATCACCGGCCGTTCGACGAGATCGAGGCCGCTGCCCTGCTGGATGAGATCCTCCATCACCGTGCCCGCGCTGGGGCTGAGGACGGAGAGGCCCAGCAGACGGCCCGCCGCGCTCGCGCTGGTGATCACGGCGTCGGCGCCGGACTGCCGCAGCAACGGCGCGTTCTCCTCCTCACGCACGGCGGCCACGATCTTCGCGCCCCTGTTGAGCTGGCGTGCGGTCAGGGCGACCAGGACGGCCGTGTCGTCCCGCTGGGTGGCGATAATGATCTGACGGGCCTTCTGCACCTCGGCCCGCAGCAGCACGTCGCTGCGCGTCGCGTCGCCGAGCACGCCGACGAACCCTTCGGCGTTGGCTGCCTCGATCACCTTGCCGGCCGGGTCGACGATGACGATCTGGTCCTTCTTCAGACCCGTGGCGCAGAGCGTCTGGATCGCCGAGCGGCCCTTCGTGCCGAAGCCGACGACGACGGTGTGTTCACGCAAGTTGGTTCTCCAACGGTTCAGCCGGAAGTCCTCCCGGGTCCGTTCCGTCAGGACCTCGAGGGTGGTGCCGACCAGGATGATCAGGAAGAGCACCCGCAACGGCGTCACCAGCACCACGTTGACGAGCCGCGCCGGGTCGCTGTACGGGACGATGTCGCCGTAACCGGTGGTCGACAGCGTCACCGTCGCGTAGTAGACGGCGTCGAGGAAGTCGACCTTGTTGTCGGCGTTGTCGTGGTACCCGCCCCGGTCGGCCCAGACGATGAAGACCGTGGTGGCCAGCACGGTGAGAGCCATCGCCAGCCGCTTGGCCACCTGGCGCAGCGGTCGGTCGACCACGCGCCGGGGCAGGAGCACCCGGGTCGGGACGACGTGTTCGTCCGCACGCCTGGCCATCGCATCGTGGCCGGGAAGTTTCACGTGAAACACCCTTCCGTCCACGGCGACGCCGAGGCCCACGGTAGATCGAGGATCTCCACCTCGGTGCCGGACCGTACCCCGCCGGGTGGCACCACGGCCAGCCCGTCCGCGGCGGCGATCCCCCGGAGCATGGCCGGTCCGTTGTAGTGGAGGGGCATGACGCTGTCGTCGCGGTGGACCACAGGGATCAGCCGGGTGTCATGCGGATGCCCGTGTACCTCTTCGTGGACGGGCGCACGGTAGCGACCCTGGGTGTATCTGCCGGCCATCCCTCGCAGAAGGGGTTCAGCCAGGGTCAGCAGCCCGGACACCGCAGCGAGCGGGTTGCCGGGCAGGCCCACCAGACAGGGGCCACCCTCGGGAAGCCGCGCCAGCAGCATGGGATGACCGGGGCGCACGGCGACCCCGTCGACCAGCAGCTCGGCACCGATCTCGGCCAGGACGGGATGGACATGGTCCACCGGCCCGGCAGCCGTCCCCCCGGTGGTGAGGATCAGATCGGCGTCGGAGGAGACGAGAGCGTTGCGAAGGGCTTCGGCGTCGTCGCCGAGGCGCCGGGGTTCCGCGACCTCCGCGCCCAGAGCGCGTAGCCAGGGGGCCATCATGGGCCCGAGCGCGTCCCGGATCAGGCCTTCACGCGGCAGTCCGGCAGAGAGCAGTTCATCGCCGAGGACGAAGACCTCGACACGAGGCCGGGGTACGGCCACGAGGGCGTCGTACCCGGCGGCAGCGGCCAGACCGAGGACGGGCGGGGTCACCACGGTTCCGACGGGGAGGAGCTCGTCGCCGGACCGGCATTCCTGGCCCCGGGGCCGGATGTCCTGGCCCGGGACGACTTCGCGTGAGGGGTGCAACAGCCCTTTGGCCGCGTCGCAGTGGGCGTGCTCGCTGCGGATCACCGCGGTGGCGTCCGCAGGAAGGCGTGCACCGGTCGCGATCCGCAGAGCGTGGCCGTCCGGCAGCGGATCCGTGGATCCGCGTCCGGCGAGCAGCCCTTCCCCCTCCCCTACGGTCCAGGGCCCTGGCCCCGCGACGACCCAGCCGTCCATGGCCGAGGTGTCGA contains:
- a CDS encoding molybdopterin molybdotransferase MoeA; amino-acid sequence: MTAHGGEARTSDEERAAEEERAVQQALAIVGHQPQTVHSPPERSGGTAQPDRSGEWSPADRADETDRADATDRADATDRAPATDRAAGMNRADKTGRAGGTGRANGTGPASSTTSAKPGVRTGRPAQAALAPDSPASPQAHRTRAAAWEGARSLAERLGRSTPPAAHRLPLDRALGHVLAEAVLALTDLPPFDTSAMDGWVVAGPGPWTVGEGEGLLAGRGSTDPLPDGHALRIATGARLPADATAVIRSEHAHCDAAKGLLHPSREVVPGQDIRPRGQECRSGDELLPVGTVVTPPVLGLAAAAGYDALVAVPRPRVEVFVLGDELLSAGLPREGLIRDALGPMMAPWLRALGAEVAEPRRLGDDAEALRNALVSSDADLILTTGGTAAGPVDHVHPVLAEIGAELLVDGVAVRPGHPMLLARLPEGGPCLVGLPGNPLAAVSGLLTLAEPLLRGMAGRYTQGRYRAPVHEEVHGHPHDTRLIPVVHRDDSVMPLHYNGPAMLRGIAAADGLAVVPPGGVRSGTEVEILDLPWASASPWTEGCFT
- a CDS encoding potassium channel family protein, giving the protein MGLGVAVDGRVFHVKLPGHDAMARRADEHVVPTRVLLPRRVVDRPLRQVAKRLAMALTVLATTVFIVWADRGGYHDNADNKVDFLDAVYYATVTLSTTGYGDIVPYSDPARLVNVVLVTPLRVLFLIILVGTTLEVLTERTREDFRLNRWRTNLREHTVVVGFGTKGRSAIQTLCATGLKKDQIVIVDPAGKVIEAANAEGFVGVLGDATRSDVLLRAEVQKARQIIIATQRDDTAVLVALTARQLNRGAKIVAAVREEENAPLLRQSGADAVITSASAAGRLLGLSVLSPSAGTVMEDLIQQGSGLDLVERPVIKAEVGKNVRETDDLVVSVLRGHRLIGYDDPAASPLQLTDRVITIVRASPLHTSPMHQPQQPNQRP
- a CDS encoding NAD(P)H-quinone oxidoreductase, giving the protein MYAITIPEPGGPEALVWAEVPDPVPGEGEVLVEVVSSAVNRADVLQRQGFYNPPPGASPYPGLECSGRIAALGPGVTGWSVGDEVCGLLAGGGYAEKVAVPAGQLLPVPDGVDLAQAAALPEVAATVWSNVFMVAHLRPGETLLVHGGSSGIGTMAIQLAKAVGARVAVTAGGPEKLARCQELGADILIDYREQDFVDELRKATDGAGADVILDIVGAKYLDRNVRALAVNGRLAIIGLQGGAKGELNLGALLSKRAAVTATSLRARPLAEKAAIIAAVREHVWPLLADGVVRPVVDRTLPMAEAAEAHRLMESSSHIGKILLAAPKA
- a CDS encoding bacterial proteasome activator family protein; translation: MEMPRNERSQEHPQVLVVGQDGMAIGGGGGGDESREIPVTEMVEQPAKVMRIGSMIKQLLEEVRAAPLDEASRVRLKEIHASSVKELEDGLAPELVEELERLSLPFTEESVPSEAELRIAQAQLVGWLEGLFHGIQTALFAQQMAARAQLESMRRALPPGAGHEDEEGGADPHGPARSGPYL